In Isoptericola variabilis 225, the genomic window GGCGACGGTCGAGGGCCCGGACCAGGCCGCGATCGAGCTCGACGGCGTCAGCCCCGCGGCGGCCGACGCGGCGCTGCGGTTCCCGGCGGCGCTCGAGGACCTCGCGCCCGGCACGGTCGTCCTGTCCGGCGGGGACGCGGCGGCCCTCGACGTGAGCGCGGGCGACTCGCTCGCGCTGCAGGGCCCCGGGGGCTCGTCCGTGCTGACGGTCGCCGTCACGGACGCCGAGCTCGCGCGGCCGGTCGTCACGCGCGACGACCTCGCCACCCTGGTCGACGACGCGCCCGCGGCGACCCTGTGGGTCGCGCTCGAGGACCCGGCCGCCGCGGCCGCCGTGGTGCGGGACGTCCAGGACGTCGTCGCCGACAGCGGTGCGGCCGTCGGAGTGTCGGGCGCGGCGGTCGAGCGTGCGGGCTACGAGCAGGTCGTCGACACGATGCTCGGCATCGTCCTGGGCCTGCTCGCCGTGGCGGTCGTCATCGCGCTCATCGGCGTCGCGAACACGCTCTCGCTGTCGGTGATCGAGCGCCGTCGCGAGTCGGCGACGCTGCGCGCGATCGGCCTGTCGAAGGGCCAGCTGCGCGGCATGCTCGCGATCGAGGGCCTGCTCATCGCGGGTGTGGGCGCGGTGCTCGGCATCGTCCTCGGCCTGGTGTACGGGTGGGCGGGCTCGGCGGCCGCGCTCGGCGTGATGGGCGACGTCGTGCTCGCCGTGCCGTGGCGCGAGATCGGGCTCGTGGTGCTCGTCGCGGCGGTCGCGGGGCTGGTGGCGTCGGTCGTCCCGGCGCGGTCGGCGGTGCGCACGTCGCCCGTCGAGGCCCTCGCCACGGAGTAGCGACCGGCCGCCCGCGCGGTTGTCCACAGGCCGCCCACGGCGGCCGCCCGGAACGGGCACCCTGGGGACCATGTCCGAGGTCCCCGGGGTGCCCGTCGCCGTTCCTGCGCACGTCGCGGCGCCCGACGCCGTCCGGCTCACCGTGCACCCGGGCGAGGACGTCGAGGTGCGGGCGGGCACGACGGTCGGCGAGCTGCGCGAGCCGCTCGCCGTCCTGCTGCGCCGCCCGGAGCTGCGGCGCGCCGCTCTCGAGGCGGGTGGTGTGCCGCTGTCCGACGGTGACGTCGTCGGGCGGCGGCCGCTCCTCGCGGGCGGCACGGTGCGCGCCGTGCCGGTGGGTGCGCCGGTCGCTCCGCGGCGGGCCGACCACGAGCGCGACGTGGCGGCGGTGCGCGCCCCGTGGTGCGTCACGAGGTGCAGCGGCCCGGGCGCGGGCGAGGCGTGGCCGCTCGGTCCGTCCGGGCCGGGCGAGGCGCCGCTCGTGCTCGACGGCGGTGGCGTGCGGGTGCAGGTGCGTCCCGGCGGGCGGCGGCGCGCCCGGGTCGTGGTGCGGCGCGAGCCGGGGTCGCGCGGGCCCGTCGCGCTCGTCCGTCCGCCGGGCGCGGGAGGGCGGCGCCGGCGTCCGGGGCTGGTCCGGCGGCGCTGGCGCCCGGGGGACACGCTCGAGGTGGGCGGCACCGCGTTCGCGCTCCACCGCTCGGGCGACGTGGTCGCCTGGCTCGCCCCCGAGCCCCCCGCGGACCAGGACGCGAGCGTGCCCGGTCTCGCCACGCTCGCCGCGGCGGCCGTCCCGGTCGCCGGGTCGCTCCTGCTCGCGGCGACGCTCCGGCAGCCCGCGTACGCGCTCTTCTCGCTCGTCGGCGTGCTCGCGCTGGTGCCGCACGTGGTCGGGCTCGTGCGGCGGCGCCGGTCCGCCGGGCACGCGACGGCCCGGCCCGCCCCCGAGCCGCCCGAGGCGGCGCCTCCCGAGCCGGGCCGCGACCCGGCGGTGCTGCTGGCCCGGCTGGTCGCCGCCCACGAGGCGTCCGACGGCGCGTGGCGTCGGGCGCTGCGCGCGGCCGCGGCGCGGCGGTCCGGCCCGCGGTCCGCCGTCCCCGCCGATGCCGGCACCGGACCGCACCTGCCCGACGGCGCGCTCGCCGTGCGGGGCCCGGTCGACGCGGCGCGTGCGGTCGCCCGCGCCGTCGTGCTCGACCTGGCCGCGCACGGGGCGCAGGTCGAGGTCACCGGCGGCGGCCGCGACGCGTGGTCGTGGTGCCGGTGGCTGCCCGCCGCCGACGGCCCCGCGGCGGGGCGGCTCGTCGTCGTCGACGGGGCCGGCGAGCCGGCGGCCGCGCTCGTCGCCGCGGACGCCGCGCGCTCCCGGGGCGCCGCCGTCGTGCTGTGCCTGCCCGACGGCGTGACGCCGCCCGCGTGGTGCCGCGCGGTGACCACGGTGCGTCCCGACGGCCGCGTGCGGCGGGTCGCCCCCGACGGGACCGACACGGTCGAGCCGCTCGTGGGCGTCACCGCCGCGTGGGCCGAGCGCGCGGCACGGCGCCTCGCGGGCCTGGCGACGCTGCGCCGCTCGCTCACGGACCTCGACGCACCGTCGGCCACGGACCGGCCCGCGAGCGACGACGTCGACCCGGCCGACCCCCGCCTGCCGGCGACCGTCCCGCTGCTCGACCTCCTCGACAGCGCCGCGTCGCCGGGCACGGCCTGGCGCACCACCACCGACTGGGCCGTGCCGCTCGGCGTCGGCGCCGACGGGCGTCCGGTGTCGCTCGACCTCGTCGCGGACGGGCCGCACCTGCTCGTCGCGGGGACCACCGGCGCGGGCAAGTCCGAGCTGCTCCAGACGCTCGTGCTCGGCCTCGCGCTGCGCCGCTCGCCCGGCGACCTCGCGCTCGCGCTGGTCGACTTCAAGGGTGGCGCGTCGTTCGGTGCGTGCGCCGACCTGCCGCACGTCGTCGGGCAGGTCACCGACCTCGAGCCCGGCCTCGCCGGGCGCGCGCTCGCCGGGCTGCGCGCCGAGCTCCACCGCCGCGAGCGCCTGCTCGCCGACCACCGGGTCTCCGACGCCGCCGACCTTCCCGCGGGCGTGCTGCCACGGCTCGTCGTCGTCATCGACGAGTTCCGCGCGCTCGCCGACGACCTGCCCGAGTTCCTGCCCGGCCTGCTGCGGGTCGCCGCCCAGGGGCGGTCGCTCGGCGTGCACCTCGTGCTCGCCACGCAGCGGCCGGCGGGCGCGGTGAGCTCCGACGTGCGCGCCAACGTCTCGGCGCGGATCGCGCTGCGCGTGGTCGACGCGGCCGACGCGCACGACGTGGTCGAGACGGGCGCCGCCGCGCGCATCCCGGTCGGCCTGCCGGGGCGCGCGGTCCTGCGCGTCGGGGCCGGCGCGCCCGTCGCCCTGCAGTGCGCGCACGCCGGCGGGGTGCCCGACGGCGGTGGGCCGGTCGCGCGACGGGCTCCGGTGTGGTCCGCGCCCCGGCCGCCGGGCGCCCGGACGACGGGCGCGCTGACGCCGGCACCGGCCGGCGACGCCGGGCGCGTGGCGGACCCGGCCGACGTCGTCGCCGAGCTCGTCGCCGCGGCGCGGTCCGCGGCACGGCGCCTCGGCCTCGCGCCGGGACCAGCGCCGTGGCTGCCACCGCTGCCCGACCGGGTCGTTGCCGAGGACCTGCCGCCCACGCCGCTGCCCGCCGGCGTGCTGCCGCTCGCGCTCGGGGACGCGCCCGCGGAGCAGCGCCGCGTGGTCGTGGGATGGGACCCGGGCGACGGCCACCTGGCCGTGGTGGGCCGTGCGCGGTCGGGCCGGTCGACGGCGCTGCTCGGCCTCGCGCACGCGGCGCTCGAGCGCGGCTGGCACGTCCACGCGCTCGTGCCGCCGTCGGCCGCCGCGACCTTCGGCCGGCTGGCGGACCACCCCGGGTTCGGCACGCTCGCCGGTCCGGACGACCCTCGACGTGCCGCTCGCCTCCTTCGGCTGCTGTCGGCGCCGGGCGGCGCACCCGACGGCACACACGACGGCGGGCCCGACGGTGCGCCGGAGGACCCGCGCGTGCTCGTCGTCGTCGACGGCGTCGAGGAGCTGCGCGCGACGCTGGCCGGCGCCGACCGGTGGGACCCGCTCACGACCGCCCTCGCCGCGGGGCGCGCGGCGTTCGCGCTGAGCGCCGACGGCGCGACGGTCGGCGGCGTCGCGTCGCGGGTCGGTCCCCGCCTCGTGCTGCTGGGGACCGACAAGCACGCCGACGTGGTGCTCGGCGCCCCGTCCGACCTCGCCGGCACGGGCGGCCCGCCCGGCCGCGCGGCGTGGCTCGCCACCGACCGCGCCCTCGTCTGCCAGGCGATCCTGCCCGGCGGCGGCGCCCCGGCGGGAGGCCGGCCCGCGACCGCGCCGGTGCGGGTCCGGCCGCTGCCGGCCGTGGTCCGGGCGCGCGACCTCGGCGGTCCCCCGGACGCCGCGGCCGAGGTTCTCGTCGGTCTGGGCGGCGACGACGCCGCGCCGGTCGCCCTCGACGTGGGTCGCGGCGCGCTGGTCGTCGGCCCGCGGGGCTCGGGCCGCACGACGGTGCTGCGCCTCCTCGTGCGGCGGCTCGCGGCGACGGGACTGCTGGGCGGCGTCGTCTCCCGCGACGCCGCGCCGCGCGACGAGGCCGGTGCGGGCGGCGCACCGTCGGCGGACCACTCGGGCGCGCGGGTGCGCGAGCTGCTCGCGCGGCTGAGCACGGAACGCGGCGGCGGGCGGGTCCTCGTCGTCGACGACCTGGACGCGCTCTCGCAGACGTCCCCGGTCGAGTGCGAGCAGCTCGCCGCGCTCGCGGAGCAGGGCTGGGCGGTGGTCGCCTCGGCGACGACGACGGGCGCCCTCCTGGCGCACCGCGGCCCGCTCGCCGAGCTGCGCGGGCGGCGCACCGGCGTCGTGCTCGCGCCGGGCGAGCGCGGGTCCGAGGAGGTCTTCGGCACGCCGCTGGTGGACGCCGTCGAACCGGGCCCGCCGCGACCCGGACGTGGTGCGCTCGTCCGGGCGGGCGCCGTCGTGCCCCTGCAGGTGGCGCTCCCCGGCGAGCAGGCCGGCGAGGACCCGCGGTCCCCGGCGGACGGCTCCGCGTCAGCCCGTGGTCGCGTCGACGACCCGGCGCGTCATGAGCAGCACGATCACCGCGACCGAGACGACCAGGAGCACGACCCCGCCGAGGACGGCCCAGGTCGCCCCGGCGCTGAGCAGGGAGACGCCGACGAGAGCCTGGAGGATCTGCCACGTGATGATGGGCGCCCGGCCGCCGCGACGCCCGGCCCAGACGCTGCGTGCGGCGGCGAGCAGCGCGGCCGCGACGCCGAGGAAGAACAGGACGAGGAAGATGCTCACGGCCACCGAGCCGGAGCCGCCCCCGACCAGCTCGATGACGACCGCACCGGCGGCGACGCCGAGGAGGACCGCCTCGAGAGCGACGGCGGCCAGGACGAGGCGCAGCGCGACCGGGTGCGACGGGGAACCGCCGCTCGTACTCTCGGAGGGGGTGACAGAGGGGGCCATCGCACGCCAGGATACGTGCGACCTGGGGTTTCACGACATTGTGACCAAGGCCTCACGGTTCACGCCGGAGAAACTTCGGCGTAACCCCTTGTGCGCCCCTTCACGAGGCGTCACCCTGGAAGGCAGATTCTGTTCATCCCTGAACGATCCGGCCTCGGCGGCATGCCCGCGCACGCGCGGCGGCACCGCCTCGAGGTCGGGACGAACACCGAGGAGACTGACATGGACTGGCGCCACAAGGCCGCCTGCCTCGACGAGGACCCGGAGCTCTTCTTCCCGATCGGCAACACGGGCCCTGCCCTGCTCCAGATCGAGGAGGCCAAGGCGGTCTGCCGCCGCTGCGAGGTCGTCGACACGTGCCTGAAGTGGGCCATCGAGTCCGGACAGGACGCGGGCGTCTGGGGCGGCATGAGCGAGGACGAGCGCCGCGCGCTCAAGCGCCGCACGGCGCGCGCCCGCCGCGCCGGCTGACACGCCGACCCCGAGGCAGAACGCCCCGTCCGCTCACCGAGCGGACGGGGCGTTCTCTCGTGTGCCGGCCTTCTCCCTCGGCGCGTGCGCTCCTACCTCGAGGTGGAGGCACCGTCGCGCAGCTCGGCCTCGAGCACGACCTGCGTGCCGCCTCCCTCGCGCGGCTCCCACCGGATCGTCCCGCCGAGCTCGTTGACCACGAGCGTCTGCACGATCTGCGACCCGAGCCCGCTGCGCGACGCACGCCCCAGCACGTCGATCCCCTCGGCCATCCCCACGCCGTCGTCGGCCACGACGACGCGCAACGACGACCCCTCGCGCTGCACGTCGATCGAGACGACGCCCGACTCACGGCCCGGGAACCCGTGCTCGACGGCGTTGGTCACGAGCTCGGTGAGCACGAGCGCGAGCGGCGTCGCGTCCTGCGCGGGCACGAGGCCGAACGACCCGGTCTGGCGCGTGCTCACGCGCGTCGCGGTCGACGCGACGTCGGCCGCGAGCCGCAGCGCACGGCGCAGCATGTCGTCGAGCTCGACCTGCTCCTCGAGCGTCTGCGAGAGCGACTCGTGCACGAGCGAGATCGTCGCGACGCGGCGCATGGCCTCCTCGAGCGCGGCGCGCGCCTCGGGCACGTCCATGCGGCGGGCCTGCAGCCGCAGCAGCGCCGCGACCGTCGCCAGGTTGTTCTTGACGCGGTGGTGGATCTCGCGGATCGTCGCGTCCTTCGTCATGAGCTCGCGCTCGCGGCGGCGCAGCTCGGACACGTCGCGGCACAGCAGGACGGCGCCGATGCGCTGCCCGTGGTCGGTCAGCGGCAGCGCACGCAGCGACAGCGCCACTCCCCCGGCCTCGATGTCGGTGCGCCACGGCGCCCGGCCCATGACGACGAGCGGCAGCGACTCGTCCACGGTGCTCTGGTGCTCGACGAGGTCCGCGGTGACCTCGACGAGCGACTGGCCCACGAGCGGCCCGATGACCCCGAGCCGGTGGAAGCACGACAGCGCGTTGGGGCTCGCGTAGAGCACCTCGCCCTCGGAGTTGAGCCGGATGAGGCCGTCGCCGACGCGCGGGGCGCCGCGCCGGGGACCGGTCGCCGCGTTGGGCGCCGGGTACTCGCCGCGCGCGATCATCGCGAGCAGGTCGTCCGCGGCCTCGACGTAGTTGAGCTCGAGGCGGCTCGGTGTGCGGCCCGAGCCGAGGTTGGTCTGCCGGGCGACGACGGCGATCGGGCGACCGTCGTGCACCACGGGCACGGCCTCCTCGCGCACCGCGTACGCGCCGAACCAGCGCGGCTCGCGCGAGCGCTGCGAGCGACCCTCGGCCATGGCCGCGGCGAGCTGTGGCCGCTGCCCCTCGGGCGCGGACGACCCGACGATGTCGTCGTAGTGGACGGTCGCTCCCGTGCTCGGCCGGCACTGCGCGATGGCCACGAACGAGCCGTCGGCGGTCGGCAGCCAGAGCACGAGGTCGGCGAACGCGAGGTCCGAGACCACCTGCCAGTCACCGACGAGCAGGTGCAGCCACTCGACGTCGGAGGGCGACAGGTCGGCGTGCTGGGCGATGAGGTCACTCATGGCGGACACGGCCCCCAGCCTACGGGCGCACGGTCGGTAGTGTTTGCGTGTGCACCTGACCGTGGAGCTCACCTATCCGGCCGACGTCGACGCGGTCGCCGCGATGCTCGCGGACGAGTCCTCCGTGCGCTGGCGGACGGCCCGCAGCACGACGGGCGGCACGCTCGAGGCCGCCGACGTGACCGGCAGCCTCGACTCCGGGTTCACCGTGGCCGTGCGCCGCACCATGCCGGTCGACACCATCACCGGCCACGTGCGCCATCTCGTGGGCGACCAGGTCGAGGTGCGTCAGGTCGAGGCGTACGAGCCGCCGTCCGGCGGCCGCATGGTCGGCACCGTCGCGATCGAGATCGTGGGCGCGCCCGTCCGCATCACCGGCACCGTGCGCGTCGAGCCGCTGCCCGACGGCGGCACCCGCCACGTGTACGACGGGGACGTCCACGCGACGGTCCCCCTCTTCGCCAACGCCGTGGCCGAGGCCGCGGCCGCCGCCGCGCGGCGCACGCTCGAGGCCGACGCCGATGCGGCCCGCGCCTGGCTCGCCGAGCACGCCGGGTAACGATCCGGTCACCGCACTTGACGCGCGGACCTCCGCGAGGGAAGCATCGGCCACGGCTGTGGAAGCGCTACCACGATGGAGGTGGAAGCGCTCCCAAGAGTCTTCGACCGATCGACCAGACAAGGGAGTCATCGTGCACAGCAGCACCCGACCCGCCGGACGGACCCGGCGCCTCGCCGCGGTCACCGGCGGCATCGCCTCCATCTCGCTCGTCCTCACGGCGTGCGGCAGCGGCACCGACGACGGCTCGGGCACGGGCTCCGACGCGGAGAACGGCTCGGGCGAGGAGATCACCCTCACCGTCGCGACCTTCAACAACTTCGGCTACACCGACGAGCTCCTCGCGCAGTACGAGGAGGAGAACCCGGGCGTCACCATCGAGCACGTCACCGCCGCCCGCTCCGAGGACGCCCGCACCAACCTCACGACCAAGCTCGCCGCCGGCGGCGAGGGCCTCGCCGACATCGAGGCCATCGAGGTCGACTGGCTCCCCGAGCTCATGCAGTACCCCGACCTCTTCACCGACCTGACCGACCCCGAGCTCGAGGGCCGCTGGGTCGACTGGAAGGTCGAGCAGGCCACCACGCCCGACGGCAAGCTCATCGGCTACGGCACCGACATCGGCCCCGAGGCCATCTGCTACCGGGCCGACCTCTTCGAGGCCGCAGGCCTGCCGAGCGACCGCGAGGAGGTCGCCGAGCTCCTCGGCGGCGAGGACGCCACGTGGGAGGAGTACTTCGAGGTCGGCCGCCAGTTCGTGGCGGCCTCCGACGCCGCGTGGTTCGACGGCGCCACCCCGACCTACCAGGGCATGATCAACCAGGTCATGGACGCCTACGAGGACCCGGCCACGGGCGAGCCGAAGGACCTCGCGACGAACACCGTCGTCAAGGACCTCTACGACACGATCGTCCAGGCCGCGGTGACCGACGGCCTGTCCGCCGGGCTCGAGCAGTGGAGCGGTGACTGGGACGCAGCGTTCCAGAACGACGGCTTCGCGACCATGCTCTGCCCCGCCTGGATGACCGGCCCGATCGAGGAGCGCGCCGGCGGCATCACCGGCTGGGACGTCGCCGACGTCTTCCCCGGCGGTGGCGGCAACTGGGGCGGCTCGTTCCTGACCGTCCCGGCCTCGGGTGACCACACCGAGGAGGCGAAGAAGCTCGCCGCGTGGCTGACCGCGCCCGAGCAGCAGATCGCCGCGTTCGAGGCCGCGGGCACGTTCCCGTCGCAGCTCGAGGCGCAGGCCTCCGAGCAGGTGCAGTCGTTCACCAACGGCTTCTTCAACGAGGCGCCCGTGGGCCAGATCTTCTCCTCGCGCGCCCGGGCGATCGAGGGCGCCCCGTTCAAGGGCCCGAACTACTTCTCGATCCACCAGTCGGTGCAGAACGCGCTGCTGCGCGTCGACGTGACCAAGGAGCAGGACGCCGAGGCCAGCTGGCAGGGCGCGCTCGACGAGTTCGCCTCGCTCGGGCTCTGACCCAGGCGACCGGGGCGCGAGCCCCGGTCACCGCCCGGCCGGGCCGGCCGCCGTCGTGCACGGCGTGCGGCCCGGCCGGGCCACCCCGACCGGCGACGACGCACAGGAAG contains:
- a CDS encoding FtsK/SpoIIIE domain-containing protein; this translates as MSEVPGVPVAVPAHVAAPDAVRLTVHPGEDVEVRAGTTVGELREPLAVLLRRPELRRAALEAGGVPLSDGDVVGRRPLLAGGTVRAVPVGAPVAPRRADHERDVAAVRAPWCVTRCSGPGAGEAWPLGPSGPGEAPLVLDGGGVRVQVRPGGRRRARVVVRREPGSRGPVALVRPPGAGGRRRRPGLVRRRWRPGDTLEVGGTAFALHRSGDVVAWLAPEPPADQDASVPGLATLAAAAVPVAGSLLLAATLRQPAYALFSLVGVLALVPHVVGLVRRRRSAGHATARPAPEPPEAAPPEPGRDPAVLLARLVAAHEASDGAWRRALRAAAARRSGPRSAVPADAGTGPHLPDGALAVRGPVDAARAVARAVVLDLAAHGAQVEVTGGGRDAWSWCRWLPAADGPAAGRLVVVDGAGEPAAALVAADAARSRGAAVVLCLPDGVTPPAWCRAVTTVRPDGRVRRVAPDGTDTVEPLVGVTAAWAERAARRLAGLATLRRSLTDLDAPSATDRPASDDVDPADPRLPATVPLLDLLDSAASPGTAWRTTTDWAVPLGVGADGRPVSLDLVADGPHLLVAGTTGAGKSELLQTLVLGLALRRSPGDLALALVDFKGGASFGACADLPHVVGQVTDLEPGLAGRALAGLRAELHRRERLLADHRVSDAADLPAGVLPRLVVVIDEFRALADDLPEFLPGLLRVAAQGRSLGVHLVLATQRPAGAVSSDVRANVSARIALRVVDAADAHDVVETGAAARIPVGLPGRAVLRVGAGAPVALQCAHAGGVPDGGGPVARRAPVWSAPRPPGARTTGALTPAPAGDAGRVADPADVVAELVAAARSAARRLGLAPGPAPWLPPLPDRVVAEDLPPTPLPAGVLPLALGDAPAEQRRVVVGWDPGDGHLAVVGRARSGRSTALLGLAHAALERGWHVHALVPPSAAATFGRLADHPGFGTLAGPDDPRRAARLLRLLSAPGGAPDGTHDGGPDGAPEDPRVLVVVDGVEELRATLAGADRWDPLTTALAAGRAAFALSADGATVGGVASRVGPRLVLLGTDKHADVVLGAPSDLAGTGGPPGRAAWLATDRALVCQAILPGGGAPAGGRPATAPVRVRPLPAVVRARDLGGPPDAAAEVLVGLGGDDAAPVALDVGRGALVVGPRGSGRTTVLRLLVRRLAATGLLGGVVSRDAAPRDEAGAGGAPSADHSGARVRELLARLSTERGGGRVLVVDDLDALSQTSPVECEQLAALAEQGWAVVASATTTGALLAHRGPLAELRGRRTGVVLAPGERGSEEVFGTPLVDAVEPGPPRPGRGALVRAGAVVPLQVALPGEQAGEDPRSPADGSASARGRVDDPARHEQHDHRDRDDQEHDPAEDGPGRPGAEQGDADESLEDLPRDDGRPAAATPGPDAACGGEQRGRDAEEEQDEEDAHGHRAGAAPDQLDDDRTGGDAEEDRLESDGGQDEAQRDRVRRGTAARTLGGGDRGGHRTPGYVRPGVSRHCDQGLTVHAGETSA
- a CDS encoding WhiB family transcriptional regulator, with translation MDWRHKAACLDEDPELFFPIGNTGPALLQIEEAKAVCRRCEVVDTCLKWAIESGQDAGVWGGMSEDERRALKRRTARARRAG
- a CDS encoding sensor histidine kinase, producing the protein MSDLIAQHADLSPSDVEWLHLLVGDWQVVSDLAFADLVLWLPTADGSFVAIAQCRPSTGATVHYDDIVGSSAPEGQRPQLAAAMAEGRSQRSREPRWFGAYAVREEAVPVVHDGRPIAVVARQTNLGSGRTPSRLELNYVEAADDLLAMIARGEYPAPNAATGPRRGAPRVGDGLIRLNSEGEVLYASPNALSCFHRLGVIGPLVGQSLVEVTADLVEHQSTVDESLPLVVMGRAPWRTDIEAGGVALSLRALPLTDHGQRIGAVLLCRDVSELRRRERELMTKDATIREIHHRVKNNLATVAALLRLQARRMDVPEARAALEEAMRRVATISLVHESLSQTLEEQVELDDMLRRALRLAADVASTATRVSTRQTGSFGLVPAQDATPLALVLTELVTNAVEHGFPGRESGVVSIDVQREGSSLRVVVADDGVGMAEGIDVLGRASRSGLGSQIVQTLVVNELGGTIRWEPREGGGTQVVLEAELRDGASTSR
- a CDS encoding DUF2505 domain-containing protein, which translates into the protein MHLTVELTYPADVDAVAAMLADESSVRWRTARSTTGGTLEAADVTGSLDSGFTVAVRRTMPVDTITGHVRHLVGDQVEVRQVEAYEPPSGGRMVGTVAIEIVGAPVRITGTVRVEPLPDGGTRHVYDGDVHATVPLFANAVAEAAAAAARRTLEADADAARAWLAEHAG
- a CDS encoding ABC transporter substrate-binding protein, which encodes MHSSTRPAGRTRRLAAVTGGIASISLVLTACGSGTDDGSGTGSDAENGSGEEITLTVATFNNFGYTDELLAQYEEENPGVTIEHVTAARSEDARTNLTTKLAAGGEGLADIEAIEVDWLPELMQYPDLFTDLTDPELEGRWVDWKVEQATTPDGKLIGYGTDIGPEAICYRADLFEAAGLPSDREEVAELLGGEDATWEEYFEVGRQFVAASDAAWFDGATPTYQGMINQVMDAYEDPATGEPKDLATNTVVKDLYDTIVQAAVTDGLSAGLEQWSGDWDAAFQNDGFATMLCPAWMTGPIEERAGGITGWDVADVFPGGGGNWGGSFLTVPASGDHTEEAKKLAAWLTAPEQQIAAFEAAGTFPSQLEAQASEQVQSFTNGFFNEAPVGQIFSSRARAIEGAPFKGPNYFSIHQSVQNALLRVDVTKEQDAEASWQGALDEFASLGL